The nucleotide sequence CATTTTTCACCTCCTTGCTTGTCGAGGGTGAGGGGGTGTTTTTAAGAATAAAATACCTACACTATGGAACGAGATACATTTGTGTTTTACAAGGATTGGTTGAATGTTATTCGGGATTTGCCAAGTGAGGTTCAGTTGGAAGTTTATCAGGCTATTGCGGAATATGCCATATACGGTAACTTGATTGAACTAAAACCACTTGCAAAAGTAGCATTCGGATTTGTAAAGCAAACAATTGATAGGGATACACAAAAGTATATATCAATTAAAGAAAAGAGAAAAGAGGCAGGAGTAAAAGGAGGTAGGCCGCTGAAAAACAAAGACTTAGAAGAAAGCAAAGAAAAGCAAAAAAACCAATTGGTTTTTGAAAAAAGCAAAAAAAGCAAAAGCCCCCTTAATGTTAATGTAAATGTAAATGATAATGTTAATGATATTTCTTTTTTAGAAAAAAAGAAACAAAAAAGCGTGTGTGTCAATTTTGGAGAGAAAGAAAAAAAAGAAGAGGCTTTAAACGCTGAAAAAGAAACCTCCCCCCAAGTTGCGCCCGCCCCCCCTCCTTTCAATTTCAAAAAAGCAATGCTTGCGGAAGGTTTTGCCTCCGAACTTGTAGATGAGTGGTTAAAAATACGGAAGGCAAAAAAAGCCATAAACAGCGAAATTGCCTTTAAAACATTCATTGAGCAAGTGAAAAAAACAGGGCAAGACAAGAACGCTATCCTTGAAAGGGTAGTACAGAAGCAATGGAGAGGCTTTGAGGCGAGTTGGCTACAAGCAGACCAAATACCTCAACAGACCAATAATAATCAAATAATCTTAGATGAAAATGGAAAAATCATTACAAATGAACAACAGCAACAATCTACAAGCGATAAACAACGGTTTTATGCCGGTCGCCAAACAGCCGATAACATTAGAAATAATATGCAAGGCTGGGGAGCTCACACCTTTGGCAATAGCTAAGAAAGGGCACGAATACCCACGACTTAGAGACCTTGACCGCGAAGTAATTGCCCCAACATTCGGAATGGTATTCACTCGCATTGCTACTCTTGTAGGGCTTAAGGGAGAAATCGACCCTTTACAAAAGCAGGAAATTTGGAACGCTGTTTTTAGCCGTTTTTCAGGACTTTCTTTTCAGGAGATATACAAAGCCTTTCAGATGGACAGAAGCGGGGAATTTGGTGACGTAACCGACCACTATCAGTTTTTTGACGTGTCATACGTCTGCAAGGTTTTGGGAAGATATCGTCAGTGGTTGCAAGACACCCAGCGAGCGCATAATATTAACATTTCACAATTACCCGAAAAACAAAATACGATGACAGAGGAAGAAACAGAAGCCTCATCGCTAAGTTGGCTTATCAATCATTTTGAGGAATATAAGGAAACAAAGAAGTTGCCAATAATATCCGTGCCTATATACGACGCACTCTATCAGCGAGGTATATTACAACCTTACTTCGCTACACTTACAGAGAAGGACAAGCAATTAATGCGAGCGGAAACTGAGAAGCGACTTCGACAAGAGCAGACGAAGGCTAAGGATAAGAAGGAATTTAGTGCTATTAAGGCACTGTTAGAACAATATCAGAAGGGAATAAGCGACCCTGAGGGTAAACTGAGGAGCTTTAAGAAGGAAGATACTTTGAAATTCTTCTACGACTACCTCATTACGCAGGGCAAGGAGCTTTCAGAATTATTAACACCTAAAAAACAATGAAACTCATAGACCTATTCAGCGGTATTGGTGGCTTTTCGCTCGGATTTCAGCGAGCAGGCTACCATTTTACCGAGCATTATTTCAGCGAAATAGATAAACACGCAATCGCAAACTATAAAAACAATTTTCCAAATGCAAAATACATCGGAGATATTACCACTCTTCACGGAGGAGACTTTACAGGAATTGACATTATCACTTTCGGTTCGCCTTGCCAAGATTTCAGCCTTGCTGGGAAACGTGCCGGACTCGCAGGCGCAAAAAGTAGCCTTATCCAATACGCAATTGCCCTCATTGCTAACGTCAGACCAAGTATTTTTATCTGGGAGAACGTTAAAGGAGCTTTCAGCTCCAATGCTGGCGCAGACTTTTGGGCAATTCTCCAAGCCTTTACCCACATTGGGGGTTATAGACTTGAATGGCAATTGCTTAATACACGCTGGGTATTACCCCAAAATCGAGAGCGGATATATCTTATCGGACATCTTGCAGGACGAAGTGAGTGCGGAGTATTTCCTATCACAGAAGATGATAGACTGTTTAAACGGGAGACAAGGAAAGAAAATGGGGAATTTCCAAGTATAAAAACTTCACCTGCACGAACAATAACATCACGTTATCACAAAATGGGGAGCAATGATACTTACATACAAGTAGGTACTTACCGCACTCACAACGACGGTAAGGGATTTAGAGAAGTAAAAAGCAATATTGCCCCTACTATCCCCGCAAGAGCAAGGGAAGATGGCAGTGGTATGCCCGTAATACAACTTAATCCATCTAAGGAATCCAACGGCAGGCAACCCTATCAGCAAAATAGAGTTTTTGACGAAAAAGGAATAAGTCCCGCTCTAACAAGACACAATTCTGACTTTATTATAAAGCAACGTTCACGAGGAAAAAACAAAGGTGCAGACCTTAAAGTCTGCCCTACAATATCGAGCAACTCCTTTCAAGAAAATAACCTACTGGGAGGCATTAGAAGACTTACCGAAATAGAATGCGAACGCCTGCAAGGATTTCCTGACAATTGGACACAATACGGCGACTACAACGGCATAATAAAACCAATAGCCAAAACACAACGCTACAAGCTTATTGGTAATGCCGTAACAGTGGACATAGTAGAATTGATAGCAAAACGATTAAAATTTACAAAACAATGAAAAAACAATTATCACAAGAACGAGAAGCAGTAGAATTATTCGAGTACGCTGCACGTAATCTCATCAAGGAGTTTTGCGACAAGCAAGACCTACAATTTGAATTCGACAATTACGATGTAGGTATAGGAATTATATGCCTATCGGATTACGTCTTTAACATCGAGGATATATACTTCGATATGAAGCACGATAAACCCAAAGATAAAATACTGCAATGGTACGACTATCTGCTAACACACGAGTCCAACATCAATTACCGCTCCTACTGTATGGGAATGAGAGAAGAATTAATAACTAAAAATATCAACAAATGAGAACAATAAAATTTAGAGGATTTACGGACTGCTTAGTTCAAGATAAATGGGTTTATGGCTTTTTAAGTGAAGAAAATAAAATAAGGAAAACAACAAGCCTTATTGACTATGAAGTAGATAAAGCATCTATTGGACAGTTTACAGGACTGTATGACAAAAACGGCACTGAAATCTATGAGGGCGACATTCTTGCCCACGATTATGGAGATTACAGCCTTATTGTGTACCGAGAGGAATGTATGGCATTCTGTCGTGTCGATGCCAAAGATGTAGGCAACATTAATGGGTATTTCAACCTTTCTGAACACGCTTGGCGTTCGTGTTTGCAACGTGCAGAAGTTATTGGAAACCAATATGAAAACCCCGAATTGTTAAATTATAAAGAAGAAGATTAAACAATGAAAACAATCCAAGAACTCATTCCACTTATCCAAGAGTGGGCAAAAGAAAGAAAAATCTACGAAGAGCTAACCCCCTTTGATGAACTCCTGAAAACCCACGAGGAAGTCGGCGAACTTATCAAAGCGTGTTATGACAATGACCGCATAGGCATACGCGATGCCATAGGCGATGTAATGGTTACCCTTATTAACTATTGTAATTTAATAGGTGAAGATTTTGTTAATCTTTATGAAATATCATTGAAACAAACAAAATGCGTCACAACTAAAACTATATCAGCAGTTAATGCTAATTCTTACGTTGCTAAAATGATAACTGATGAGATTGTAAGTTTTTGCAAAAACGGAATAACCTACACTTTTTATAACATATCAGACGTGCTTAACGAATTGCGCCTTGTAACTGAATTAGAAGGCACAACCTTAGAAGCCTGTCTGAACCTCGCTTACAACGAAATCAAAAACAGAAAAGGCAAAATTATTAACGGTAAATTTATCAAAGATGAATAATAACAACTACCCTACTTGGCTCGTCACATCAGAGATAGCCAAAGAACTTAAAGAAATAGGATTTGATTGCCCTTGTTCTTTCTTTTATAAGAAGAATAATAATAATGATTTCTCCTTATGTTTAAATACAATAGATGATGAAATAAATATAGGAGGAGTAGATTATAAGAATACGACTTATATTTATTCATACCTAATTGATGAATTGAACAACAATAAGAGAGATTTATACGTATCTGCCCCCACTTGGGACGACACCCTCGCTTGGTTCAGAGCGAAAGGCTACAAGATTACCTTCAAGGATATTAACATTGGTACGCAATGCGCATTCTACCACTTGGATATTAAGGAGGGGCACACGTTTAGCTATTTTGCGAAGAAGTACGAGAAAGCACGAGAAGGGCTGGTGATGAAGCTAATTGAAGTACATAAGGAATTTGGCAATAACATTAAACGATTTGATTAATGAAGAACAGGAATAACAAAGTATTATTGTGTATAATAGCGCCGATAATAATATTCGTGCTACTGTATCTGATGTTCGCTTTTATTTCAGCAGAATTTGATTTCAGAGAATGGGGGAGCACTCCAAGAGGTGGACTAATTTTAATTTGGCTACCATTAATTACGTTAGTAATAGGCATAATAATAGATACAGATTAACAACAAAAACGAGAGGCAAAGACATTTTTTAGTTCTTTGTCTTTTTTTTGCAAAAAAATATTATACGTAAAATGCTGATTATATAACAGTTATACGCTTTTGTTACAGATATAACAAAATAAATGTAAAAAAGTACGCAAAAAAGTTGTACAATCAAAAAAGTTGCCGTATCTTTGTCGTGTAAAATTAAAACAAGAACAATTATTAACATTAAAAACTCAAAGAAAATGAAAGTTACAATTAAAGACATCTACAACGAAGCTTCTTACATCAACCCAAACGTATCAACTATCAGCTCAATAGGTGATTTCGTAGAAGAAAGTAGTCGTCAAGCAGCAGCTTACAGCAGAAGAAAGTTAATTGATTATGTATCTAATGATTCTTTGGCATTCAAAATCTTAACAAGCAATCTTAAAGATTTTTTCACTGAAAAACAAATGTGGGTAATAGCTTACGAATTACAGAAGAATGCTGAATACGTTGCTAAG is from Capnocytophaga ochracea DSM 7271 and encodes:
- a CDS encoding DUF6291 domain-containing protein, which codes for MERDTFVFYKDWLNVIRDLPSEVQLEVYQAIAEYAIYGNLIELKPLAKVAFGFVKQTIDRDTQKYISIKEKRKEAGVKGGRPLKNKDLEESKEKQKNQLVFEKSKKSKSPLNVNVNVNDNVNDISFLEKKKQKSVCVNFGEKEKKEEALNAEKETSPQVAPAPPPFNFKKAMLAEGFASELVDEWLKIRKAKKAINSEIAFKTFIEQVKKTGQDKNAILERVVQKQWRGFEASWLQADQIPQQTNNNQIILDENGKIITNEQQQQSTSDKQRFYAGRQTADNIRNNMQGWGAHTFGNS
- a CDS encoding DNA cytosine methyltransferase, with amino-acid sequence MKLIDLFSGIGGFSLGFQRAGYHFTEHYFSEIDKHAIANYKNNFPNAKYIGDITTLHGGDFTGIDIITFGSPCQDFSLAGKRAGLAGAKSSLIQYAIALIANVRPSIFIWENVKGAFSSNAGADFWAILQAFTHIGGYRLEWQLLNTRWVLPQNRERIYLIGHLAGRSECGVFPITEDDRLFKRETRKENGEFPSIKTSPARTITSRYHKMGSNDTYIQVGTYRTHNDGKGFREVKSNIAPTIPARAREDGSGMPVIQLNPSKESNGRQPYQQNRVFDEKGISPALTRHNSDFIIKQRSRGKNKGADLKVCPTISSNSFQENNLLGGIRRLTEIECERLQGFPDNWTQYGDYNGIIKPIAKTQRYKLIGNAVTVDIVELIAKRLKFTKQ
- a CDS encoding YopX family protein, with product MRTIKFRGFTDCLVQDKWVYGFLSEENKIRKTTSLIDYEVDKASIGQFTGLYDKNGTEIYEGDILAHDYGDYSLIVYREECMAFCRVDAKDVGNINGYFNLSEHAWRSCLQRAEVIGNQYENPELLNYKEED
- a CDS encoding MazG-like family protein is translated as MKTIQELIPLIQEWAKERKIYEELTPFDELLKTHEEVGELIKACYDNDRIGIRDAIGDVMVTLINYCNLIGEDFVNLYEISLKQTKCVTTKTISAVNANSYVAKMITDEIVSFCKNGITYTFYNISDVLNELRLVTELEGTTLEACLNLAYNEIKNRKGKIINGKFIKDE